One genomic segment of Helianthus annuus cultivar XRQ/B chromosome 14, HanXRQr2.0-SUNRISE, whole genome shotgun sequence includes these proteins:
- the LOC110909225 gene encoding probable helicase MAGATAMA 3 isoform X1, with protein MMRVISLVQSVDIPVINWLGVSVETAVTKEFLQIGEEVLRETVSFPIFTDHQVIGNFCLKNACLVFCTASSSSRLLTLDQTSVELLVVDEAAQLRECESVIPLQLSSLRDVILIGDEKQLPAMVTSKICEKAEFGRSLFERLVSLKHSTHLLNVQYRMHPMISLFPNQKFYGNKLRNGPNVQENSYGKQFLDGRMFGAYSFIHLAHGKVEYDQTNSRRNMMEVAVIVELLTKLHKESVKKNQKTSVGCIAPYKAQVTAIQEKLGNIYQTREAGGDFSVKVGTVDGFQGCEEDVIIISTVTGVGSESIGFLGTRQRANVALTRARHCLWILGNGDTLKYSTPVWKHLVDNAKVRGCYHEADQDECLSRLITKTLVEHCSDETLNRCKGKRHDGYKEFRGSKDSVEAARERVLIKSICCNEFYKRSGIFFFIIAIGVNQNKWLYLSNIIICMKMLRGLYEL; from the exons ATGATGAGAGTTATCAGCTTGGTTCAGTCGGTCGATATTCCCGTTATCAATTGGCTTGGCGTTTCTGTAGAAACAGCGGTCACGAAGGAGTTCCTTCAAATAGGCGAGGAAGTCCTTCGTGAAACCGTTTCTTTCCCTATATTCACCGATCATCAAGTAATTGGAaatttttgtttgaaaaatgcATGTTTGGTGTTCTGCACTGCCTCGAGCTCAAGTAGATTGCTCACCCTTGATCAGACTAGTGTTGAATTATTGGTAGTTGATGAAGCTGCTCAACTTAGAGAATGTGAATCTGTTATCCCTTTGCAACTCTCTAGTCTTCGTGATGTTATACTCATTGGAGATGAAAAACAACTTCCTGCTATGGTTACAAGCAAG ATATGTGAGAAGGCGGAGTTTGGAAGGAGTTTATTCGAGAGATTAGTGTCGTTAAAACACTCGACACACTTACTAAATGTCCAGTACAGAATGCATCCTATGATAAGCTTGTTTCCAAACCAAAAATTCTATGGGAATAAGCTGCGTAACGGTCCAAATGTACAAGAAAATAGCTATGGAAAACAGTTTCTTGATGGACGCATGTTTGGAGCATACTCTTTTATTCATTTAGCCCATGGGAAAGTCGAGTATGACCAAACTAATAGTAGGAGAAACATGATGGAAGTAGCAGTCATTGTTGAGCTACTCACAAAGCTTCATAAAG AATCTGTCAAGAAAAACCAAAAGACTAGTGTAGGTTGCATTGCACCATACAAAGCTCAAGTTACAGCAATACAAGAAAAACTTGGAAACATTTATCAAACTAGAGAAGCAGGAGGTGACTTTTCTGTGAAGGTTGGAACTGTTGATGGATTCCAAGGATGTGAAGAAGATGTGATAATCATATCAACTGTGACCGGTGTCGGGAGTGAATCGATTGGTTTTCTTGGTACACGTCAAAGAGCGAATGTGGCTCTAACCCGAGCAAG GCACTGCCTGTGGATACTCGGAAATGGAGACACTTTGAAGTATAGCACCCCGGTCTGGAAGCATTTAGTGGACAACGCCAAGGTTCGTGGTTGTTACCACGAGGCTGACCAGGACGAGTGTTTGAGTCGATTGATCACAAAGACCTTAGTCGAGCATTGTAGTGATGAAACATTGAACCGCTGCAAAGGAAAGCGCCACGATGGGTAC aaGGAATTTAGAGGTTCCAAAGATTCGGTCGAAGCCGCTAGGGAAAGGGTCCTCATCAAATCAATTTGCTGCAATGAGTTCTACAAAAGAAGTGGGATCTTCTTCTTCATTATCGCCATCGGGGTCAACCAAAACAAGTGGTTATACTTGTCAAATATTATAATTTGTATGAAAATGTTACGAGGCTTGTATGAATTATGA
- the LOC110909225 gene encoding probable helicase MAGATAMA 3 isoform X2 has translation MMRVISLVQSVDIPVINWLGVSVETAVTKEFLQIGEEVLRETVSFPIFTDHQVIGNFCLKNACLVFCTASSSSRLLTLDQTSVELLVVDEAAQLRECESVIPLQLSSLRDVILIGDEKQLPAMVTSKICEKAEFGRSLFERLVSLKHSTHLLNVQYRMHPMISLFPNQKFYGNKLRNGPNVQENSYGKQFLDGRMFGAYSFIHLAHGKVEYDQTNSRRNMMEVAVIVELLTKLHKESVKKNQKTSVGCIAPYKAQVTAIQEKLGNIYQTREAGGDFSVKVGTVDGFQGCEEDVIIISTVTGVGSESIGFLGTRQRANVALTRARHCLWILGNGDTLKYSTPVWKHLVDNAKVRGCYHEADQDECLSRLITKTLVEHCSDETLNRCKGKRHDGRNLEVPKIRSKPLGKGSSSNQFAAMSSTKEVGSSSSLSPSGSTKTSGYTCQIL, from the exons ATGATGAGAGTTATCAGCTTGGTTCAGTCGGTCGATATTCCCGTTATCAATTGGCTTGGCGTTTCTGTAGAAACAGCGGTCACGAAGGAGTTCCTTCAAATAGGCGAGGAAGTCCTTCGTGAAACCGTTTCTTTCCCTATATTCACCGATCATCAAGTAATTGGAaatttttgtttgaaaaatgcATGTTTGGTGTTCTGCACTGCCTCGAGCTCAAGTAGATTGCTCACCCTTGATCAGACTAGTGTTGAATTATTGGTAGTTGATGAAGCTGCTCAACTTAGAGAATGTGAATCTGTTATCCCTTTGCAACTCTCTAGTCTTCGTGATGTTATACTCATTGGAGATGAAAAACAACTTCCTGCTATGGTTACAAGCAAG ATATGTGAGAAGGCGGAGTTTGGAAGGAGTTTATTCGAGAGATTAGTGTCGTTAAAACACTCGACACACTTACTAAATGTCCAGTACAGAATGCATCCTATGATAAGCTTGTTTCCAAACCAAAAATTCTATGGGAATAAGCTGCGTAACGGTCCAAATGTACAAGAAAATAGCTATGGAAAACAGTTTCTTGATGGACGCATGTTTGGAGCATACTCTTTTATTCATTTAGCCCATGGGAAAGTCGAGTATGACCAAACTAATAGTAGGAGAAACATGATGGAAGTAGCAGTCATTGTTGAGCTACTCACAAAGCTTCATAAAG AATCTGTCAAGAAAAACCAAAAGACTAGTGTAGGTTGCATTGCACCATACAAAGCTCAAGTTACAGCAATACAAGAAAAACTTGGAAACATTTATCAAACTAGAGAAGCAGGAGGTGACTTTTCTGTGAAGGTTGGAACTGTTGATGGATTCCAAGGATGTGAAGAAGATGTGATAATCATATCAACTGTGACCGGTGTCGGGAGTGAATCGATTGGTTTTCTTGGTACACGTCAAAGAGCGAATGTGGCTCTAACCCGAGCAAG GCACTGCCTGTGGATACTCGGAAATGGAGACACTTTGAAGTATAGCACCCCGGTCTGGAAGCATTTAGTGGACAACGCCAAGGTTCGTGGTTGTTACCACGAGGCTGACCAGGACGAGTGTTTGAGTCGATTGATCACAAAGACCTTAGTCGAGCATTGTAGTGATGAAACATTGAACCGCTGCAAAGGAAAGCGCCACGATGG aaGGAATTTAGAGGTTCCAAAGATTCGGTCGAAGCCGCTAGGGAAAGGGTCCTCATCAAATCAATTTGCTGCAATGAGTTCTACAAAAGAAGTGGGATCTTCTTCTTCATTATCGCCATCGGGGTCAACCAAAACAAGTGGTTATACTTGTCAAATATTATAA